One region of Nitrospirota bacterium genomic DNA includes:
- a CDS encoding peptidoglycan DD-metalloendopeptidase family protein, producing MWRFAGYDTQPRKCGLAGRGRVVAFAVLVLLGAPAGHGWAKDSLAQRIAKERQELAELQQELDRIKKERDRVHSKERTVAERLRESERVLTIQRRALRLAELSVDHKDQEIAEAVRTLVDLQDRADETRRVARTRVRELAKWKGVYDGTFVVAAAPAEMTVRYDTVRRVVERDRRAVIEAQATAVSLSEQVQTLEQLRQDLEDVRREERAALKAVLAERAARRRLLSELRTERVAYSKSIRDLEEASRRLEALISDLVLTSKAPREGVGLAALKGRLVWPVQGEVVSLFGRQKHPRFGTYVDRKGIEIKVAKREAIRAVAEGTVAYADRVKGYGMVVIVDHGDQYLSLYANATSVQVQPGYAVGPGDRLGEASAAESDGRVYFELRHGESPLNPLGWLVKRGGTE from the coding sequence TTGTGGCGGTTCGCCGGGTACGACACGCAGCCCCGTAAATGCGGCCTCGCGGGTCGGGGTCGGGTTGTCGCGTTCGCGGTACTCGTTCTGCTTGGGGCACCCGCGGGCCACGGATGGGCGAAAGACTCGCTGGCGCAGCGGATCGCGAAGGAGCGCCAAGAACTCGCCGAACTTCAGCAAGAGCTGGATCGGATCAAAAAAGAGCGTGATCGGGTTCATTCGAAGGAACGGACCGTGGCAGAGCGCCTGCGCGAGTCGGAGCGGGTGCTGACCATTCAACGCCGTGCCCTCCGCCTTGCGGAGTTGAGCGTGGACCACAAAGATCAAGAAATCGCCGAGGCGGTGCGCACGTTGGTCGACCTGCAGGACCGAGCCGATGAAACCCGTCGGGTGGCCAGGACGCGAGTTCGCGAACTGGCTAAGTGGAAAGGGGTGTATGATGGAACGTTCGTTGTTGCGGCCGCGCCGGCGGAAATGACGGTTCGTTATGATACGGTTCGACGGGTGGTCGAACGAGACCGTCGTGCGGTGATCGAGGCGCAGGCGACGGCGGTTTCGCTGTCCGAGCAGGTTCAGACGTTGGAACAATTGCGACAAGACCTCGAAGACGTTCGACGCGAGGAGCGGGCCGCGCTGAAGGCGGTGCTGGCCGAGCGGGCAGCCCGGCGTCGTTTGCTGAGTGAGCTTCGGACGGAGCGAGTGGCGTACAGCAAATCGATCCGCGATCTCGAAGAGGCATCGCGGCGGCTCGAGGCGCTCATCAGTGATCTGGTTCTCACGTCCAAAGCGCCCCGAGAAGGGGTGGGACTGGCCGCGTTGAAGGGACGGCTCGTCTGGCCGGTCCAAGGCGAGGTGGTCAGCCTGTTCGGCCGCCAGAAGCATCCGCGTTTCGGGACCTATGTAGATCGCAAAGGGATTGAAATCAAAGTGGCCAAACGGGAAGCCATCCGCGCCGTCGCGGAGGGGACCGTCGCCTACGCGGATCGGGTCAAAGGGTATGGCATGGTCGTGATTGTCGATCACGGCGATCAATACCTCTCTCTGTACGCCAACGCCACATCCGTCCAGGTCCAGCCTGGTTACGCGGTTGGGCCTGGCGATCGACTTGGTGAAGCGTCTGCGGCGGAGAGCGATGGCCGGGTATACTTCGAATTGAGGCACGGAGAGAGTCCTCTCAATCCGTTGGGGTGGTTGGTGAAACGAGGAGGAACAGAATGA
- a CDS encoding permease-like cell division protein FtsX, producing MKAGYRGPTIWVTITTAVVLTLTGGCWLVAWNAWVLMRGWRADVKVVVYLTDAASSDEVNAVRAAIASEPAVGTQRMISKAQAQEEFLRFMQLDRSSLEGLGENPFPASIEVSMRENAQRPEAMGRLASRWSEFPGVEEVRYGESLIRDLSVAARAVSILGTAVGVALACGVAVVIGVMVHISFRYRAAEVSLLRLFGASEGVIVKPFFLEGVTIGLLGGLIASALLSGVWLAIRYRWGAAFEGLLAGWVGRLDFPAGLLPGLIGLGILVGGIGSLVAVRRVRHAAP from the coding sequence GTGAAAGCGGGTTACCGCGGTCCCACGATCTGGGTGACGATCACCACCGCGGTGGTCCTGACCCTCACCGGGGGGTGCTGGCTCGTCGCGTGGAATGCGTGGGTGCTCATGCGGGGGTGGCGCGCTGACGTGAAGGTTGTGGTGTATCTCACCGACGCGGCGTCTTCGGACGAGGTCAACGCCGTTCGCGCCGCGATCGCTTCGGAGCCTGCGGTGGGCACCCAACGCATGATCTCCAAGGCCCAAGCCCAGGAGGAATTTCTCCGGTTCATGCAGCTCGACCGTTCTTCTCTGGAAGGGCTTGGAGAGAACCCGTTTCCGGCTTCGATCGAAGTGTCCATGAGAGAGAATGCCCAGCGTCCCGAGGCCATGGGACGCCTCGCCTCACGCTGGTCCGAGTTCCCAGGGGTTGAGGAGGTCCGGTACGGGGAAAGCCTGATTCGGGATCTCAGCGTCGCGGCCCGCGCCGTGTCGATCCTGGGCACGGCGGTCGGAGTGGCACTGGCCTGCGGGGTGGCCGTGGTGATCGGCGTGATGGTCCATATCTCCTTTCGATATCGAGCGGCCGAGGTGTCGCTCCTGCGCCTTTTTGGCGCTTCCGAAGGCGTGATCGTCAAACCCTTTTTCTTGGAGGGGGTCACCATCGGGCTCTTGGGCGGCCTGATCGCGTCTGCCTTGTTGAGCGGGGTGTGGCTGGCCATTCGATACCGATGGGGGGCCGCGTTCGAAGGCTTGTTGGCGGGATGGGTCGGTCGGCTGGACTTCCCAGCCGGACTCCTTCCGGGCTTGATCGGTCTGGGCATCTTGGTAGGAGGGATTGGAAGTCTTGTGGCGGTTCGCCGGGTACGACACGCAGCCCCGTAA
- a CDS encoding ATP-binding cassette domain-containing protein gives MPTPTVFGRRLDTASERTAAPSPLGVQVVDVWKSFFSGIDVLRGVSLRMIRGDLVVVEGPTGAGKSTLLRLVAGIERPSAGEIAVGGVEVSANGPAALAQVRRTMGLLVTGMPLLVHLTVGENVALALRAVRTPLRERRVRVYELLKTFGLEGRRDDYPDQLSAGEAQRVLLARALAPRPAVVLADEPTALLDRATAASVLAVLRDVHARGVTMLVASHDPEVAKVLGARRLFLREGRIEEGPAKRGCA, from the coding sequence ATGCCCACGCCGACCGTATTCGGCCGTCGACTGGACACGGCGTCCGAACGCACGGCGGCACCGTCTCCGTTGGGGGTCCAGGTCGTCGACGTCTGGAAGTCGTTTTTCTCCGGTATCGACGTGTTGCGTGGGGTGTCGCTCCGGATGATACGGGGCGATCTCGTGGTGGTCGAGGGACCGACCGGGGCCGGCAAAAGTACCCTGCTCCGGTTGGTGGCCGGAATCGAGCGTCCCAGCGCCGGGGAAATTGCGGTGGGCGGGGTTGAGGTCAGCGCGAACGGACCAGCCGCTCTGGCGCAGGTCCGGCGCACGATGGGCTTGCTCGTGACCGGGATGCCCCTTCTCGTGCACCTGACGGTGGGAGAGAACGTGGCTCTGGCTCTGCGGGCGGTGAGAACCCCGTTACGCGAACGGCGGGTACGCGTGTACGAGTTATTGAAAACGTTCGGGCTTGAAGGGCGTCGCGACGACTACCCGGACCAACTGTCGGCGGGTGAAGCGCAACGCGTTCTTCTCGCCAGAGCCTTGGCACCGCGCCCCGCGGTGGTCCTCGCCGACGAACCCACCGCCCTGCTCGATCGGGCGACCGCCGCCTCGGTGCTGGCGGTGCTGCGGGACGTGCACGCCCGGGGCGTGACGATGCTCGTGGCGTCGCATGATCCAGAAGTGGCCAAGGTGTTGGGAGCCCGTCGCCTGTTCCTGCGCGAGGGGCGCATTGAGGAAGGGCCCGCGAAAAGGGGGTGCGCGTGA
- a CDS encoding YraN family protein yields MRSETGAFARRGEAVASDALVRLGYRIIERNCRSRWGELDVVAYDGDTLVFVEVKARRAVQFGDPAYAVDGRKQRRIVRLAQRYLSRRRLGEPPCRFDIVVIDERATWTPRVEVITNAFDASGLL; encoded by the coding sequence ATGCGTAGTGAGACGGGTGCATTTGCGCGGCGTGGCGAGGCGGTCGCGTCCGACGCGTTGGTTCGCCTCGGGTATCGAATCATCGAACGCAACTGCCGGTCGCGTTGGGGCGAATTGGATGTCGTGGCGTACGACGGCGATACGCTGGTATTTGTCGAGGTCAAGGCGCGTCGCGCGGTGCAGTTTGGCGACCCGGCGTACGCGGTCGATGGACGAAAACAACGACGAATCGTTCGGCTGGCGCAACGCTATTTGTCCCGGCGACGACTGGGAGAACCGCCGTGCCGGTTTGACATCGTGGTAATTGATGAACGAGCGACATGGACGCCGCGTGTCGAGGTCATCACCAACGCCTTTGACGCGTCGGGATTACTGTAG
- a CDS encoding ribonuclease HII: MLRYEQELVASGYVTIAGIDEAGRGPLAGPVVAAAVILPWSQPIPGVRDSKTVTPRERERLYYEIVGRASAIGLGVVDVGDIDRINIFRATVKAMEQAVNRLNAQPDAVLVDAVALPGVPFPQRAIVHGDATSYLIAAASIVAKVARDRFMIDYDARYPQYEFAVHKGYGTPRHLERLAHLGPCRIHRRTFRPVLHQAVGDA, from the coding sequence GTGCTCAGGTATGAGCAGGAGCTAGTCGCCTCGGGTTACGTCACCATCGCCGGGATCGATGAGGCGGGACGGGGTCCCCTGGCCGGGCCGGTCGTGGCGGCAGCCGTGATCCTGCCCTGGAGCCAACCGATACCCGGCGTGCGTGACTCGAAAACAGTCACGCCGCGTGAGCGGGAGCGCCTGTATTACGAGATCGTCGGACGCGCCTCGGCCATCGGCCTGGGCGTGGTGGATGTCGGGGACATCGACCGGATCAATATCTTCCGCGCGACCGTGAAGGCCATGGAACAGGCCGTCAACCGTCTGAATGCCCAACCCGACGCCGTACTGGTTGATGCGGTGGCCCTCCCGGGTGTTCCGTTTCCGCAGCGCGCGATCGTCCACGGCGACGCCACCAGCTACCTGATTGCAGCGGCGTCAATCGTGGCCAAAGTCGCTCGGGATCGGTTCATGATCGATTACGACGCCCGCTATCCCCAGTACGAGTTCGCCGTCCACAAGGGCTACGGGACCCCGCGTCACCTTGAGCGGCTCGCACACCTGGGACCTTGTCGCATTCATCGTCGAACCTTTCGTCCGGTGCTGCACCAGGCGGTGGGTGATGCGTAG
- the rplS gene encoding 50S ribosomal protein L19: protein MNQMQRIEKRWLKTGAPEFEVGDTVRVHVKVIEGEKERIQVFEGVVIARKGTSNRETFSVRKVSYGVGVERIFPVHSPFVEKVEVVRSGRVRRAKLYYLRSKQGRAARIAERGMEATASKAVVGAEETETVAAETLPVS, encoded by the coding sequence ATGAACCAGATGCAGCGGATCGAAAAACGATGGCTCAAAACCGGGGCTCCGGAGTTTGAGGTGGGCGACACGGTCCGCGTCCACGTCAAGGTGATCGAAGGCGAGAAGGAACGGATCCAGGTATTCGAGGGCGTGGTGATCGCGAGGAAGGGCACCAGCAATCGGGAAACGTTCTCCGTCCGGAAGGTGTCATACGGCGTTGGCGTGGAGCGGATCTTTCCGGTACACTCTCCGTTCGTTGAGAAGGTGGAGGTGGTCCGATCGGGCCGGGTGCGCCGCGCCAAGCTGTATTATCTGCGGTCCAAACAGGGACGGGCGGCACGGATCGCCGAACGGGGTATGGAGGCGACCGCGTCAAAGGCCGTGGTCGGCGCGGAAGAGACCGAGACGGTCGCCGCCGAGACGCTTCCCGTTTCCTAG
- the trmD gene encoding tRNA (guanosine(37)-N1)-methyltransferase TrmD, translated as MQCDIITLFPDMLRAVLGTSILRRACELGRLAVRVIDLRDFTEDRHRTVDDVPYGGGAGMVLKVEPVARAVDALRVDAQPRHWVLTSPRGRLFTHDVAEAWSRETRRLTFLCGHYEGVDERIHGTAPWEEVSIGDYVLTGGELAALAMLDATTRLVPGVLGDPQSTREESFVERLLEYPQYTRPAEFRGMRVPEVLLSGHHEEIRRWRREQSLRETSRRRPDLWVRAHLSDEERARIIRDDAASVATGSMGEPSELT; from the coding sequence GGACGAGCATCTTGCGGCGCGCGTGCGAGCTCGGGCGGTTGGCGGTGCGCGTGATCGACTTGCGGGACTTCACCGAAGATCGTCACCGCACGGTGGACGACGTTCCTTATGGGGGCGGCGCCGGCATGGTCTTGAAAGTCGAACCGGTTGCCCGCGCCGTGGACGCCCTTCGAGTCGATGCGCAGCCCAGGCACTGGGTGTTGACGTCGCCGCGCGGGCGGCTCTTTACCCACGATGTCGCTGAAGCGTGGAGCCGTGAAACCCGGCGGCTCACCTTCTTGTGCGGTCACTACGAAGGGGTGGACGAGCGCATCCACGGCACGGCGCCGTGGGAAGAGGTCTCGATCGGCGATTATGTGTTGACAGGCGGAGAGTTGGCGGCGCTGGCGATGCTGGACGCCACCACGCGGCTGGTTCCCGGTGTGCTCGGCGACCCCCAGTCGACCCGTGAAGAGTCGTTCGTGGAACGGCTGCTCGAATACCCCCAGTACACCCGCCCCGCGGAGTTCCGCGGCATGCGGGTGCCCGAGGTGTTGCTGTCCGGTCATCATGAGGAGATTCGTCGATGGCGGCGGGAACAGTCGTTGCGGGAAACCTCCCGTCGGCGGCCTGACCTCTGGGTCCGCGCGCACCTCAGCGACGAAGAACGGGCGCGGATTATCCGAGACGATGCCGCGTCCGTGGCGACCGGTTCGATGGGTGAACCGAGCGAATTGACTTGA